In Citrus sinensis cultivar Valencia sweet orange chromosome 4, DVS_A1.0, whole genome shotgun sequence, one DNA window encodes the following:
- the LOC102607077 gene encoding protein IQ-DOMAIN 29-like, which translates to MGKTPGKWIKSLLLGKKSSKSNLKGRDILKSANREESLITSKVSVSESFTTPPLTEPPALEISAPIAVDLQHGVAAALLNDAVNQSSTKEDGDALMTTNLSSQEVPDRIRHEEAATKAQAAFRGYLARRAFRTLKGIIRLQAVIRGHLVRRQAVITLRCLLGIVKFQALARGRRVRYSDIGIQVQKICSSGKFQGANCSLPEVNSSTSLVKLSKNAVIRKLLASSPSDKPLCLRYDPGEPNSAWLWLERWMKSRFWEPHSQLKRNVQSKSETKRGNSQTIENEKGMSKRNIRKSARTNIENNSSQFALESEKPKRNPRKVSSHLVDSVQEHAQSDIEKVKRNTRKVPNSVKEASERLEVDNEKPKRSLKKASTSAPPDVSVQFTGDSVDKSTDTTVSVTKQSDVDTNLKLPEVVSTVDELLHHPASDLQPAESHGKIENIKEAAKDINSTDDQISNDNQKASQRRSSLPAKIDVQENGLHSTPKVPSYMAPTESAKAKLRGQGSPRLAHDGIDKNGTTRRHSLPSSTSSKLSSLSPRVPRLVQTAGKGMVRADRSLTSSRDGGDKVIQAEWRR; encoded by the exons ATGGGAAAGACCCCGGGAAAATGGATCAAGAGCTTACTTCTTGGGAAGAAATCATCTAAATCTAACTTGAAGGGAAGAGATATTCTG AAATCTGCAAACAGAGAAGAATCACTGATCACTTCTAAGGTATCGGTGTCTGAATCATTTACGACCCCTCCATTGACTGAGCCACCAGCTCTTGAGATTAGTGCCCCAATTGCAGTGGACTTACAACATGGGGTAGCTGCAGCATTACTGAATGATGCTGTTAATCAGTCGTCTACAAAGGAAGATGGAGATGCTCTGATGACTACTAATTTGAGTTCGCAGGAAGTTCCTGACAGAATCAGGCATGAAGAAGCTGCCACAAAGGCACAGGCTGCTTTTAGAGGTTATCtg GCTCGCCGGGCATTTCGAACCCTCAAGGGCATCATAAGGCTCCAAGCTGTCATTCGTGGTCACTTAGTTAGAAGACAAGCAGTTATAACCCTACGTTGTCTGCTGGGAATTGTTAAGTTTCAGGCATTGGCTCGTGGTCGAAGGGTTAGATATTCTGATATTGGAATTCAAGTTCAAAAGATATGCAGTTCAGGAAAATTTCAG GGTGCTAATTGTTCTTTGCCTGAAGTAAATTCATCAACTTCACTGGTGAAGCTTTCAAAGAATGCTGTTATTCGAAAG CTTCTGGCTTCATCGCCAAGTGACAAACCTCTATGCCTTCGCTATGACCCAGGAGAACCTAACTCAGCCTGGCTGTGGCTTGAGCGCTGGATGAAGTCACGATTTTGGGAACCTCATTCTCAATTGAAGAGGAACGTCCAATCAAAGTCCGAGACCAAGCGTGGCAATTCTCAAaccatagaaaatgaaaaaggcaTGTCAAAGCGAAACATCCGAAAATCAGCCCGTACTAATATTGAGAACAACTCAAGTCAATTTGCTTTAGAATCCGAGAAACCTAAACGCAATCCCAGGAAAGTTTCCAGCCACCTAGTTGATTCTGTTCAAGAACATGCACAAAGTGATATTGAGAAGGTAAAACGCAATACAAGAAAAGTTCCCAACTCCGTGAAAGAAGCTTCTGAGAGGTTGGAGGTTGACAATGAGAAACCAAAACGCAGTCTGAAGAAGGCATCTACTTCTGCTCCTCCTGATGTTTCAGTGCAGTTTACTGGCGATTCCGTTGACAAGTCGACGGATACAACAGTGTCAGTAACCAAACAGTCAGATGTTGATACAAATTTGAAACTGCCTGAAGTAGTTAGTACAGTTGATGAGTTACTTCATCATCCTGCAAGTGACTTGCAGCCTGCAGAGAGCCATGGTaagattgaaaatattaaagaggCAGCTAAGGACATAAACTCTACTGATGATCAAATTAGTAATGACAACCAAAAAGCCAGCCAGAGAAGAAGTTCTTTGCCAGCAAAAATCGATGTTCAAGAAAATGGGTTACATAGCACACCAAAGGTGCCCAGCTATATGGCACCAACTGAATCTGCAAAGGCTAAGCTTAGAGGACAAGGGTCCCCTAGGCTTGCCCATGATGGGATTGACAAAAATGGTACAACCAGGAGGCATTCTTTGCCATCTTCCACCAGCAGCAAATTAAGTTCACTATCACCTCGTGTACCAAGGCTTGTTCAAACGGCTGGCAAAGGAATGGTCAGAGCCGACCGATCTCTTACATCTTCACGAGATGGTGGTG ATAAGGTAATCCAAGCAGAGTGGAGGAGGTAA
- the LOC107177615 gene encoding uncharacterized protein LOC107177615 codes for MAYYQKKKHHGIMAIFLMWLNHGGDLNNRRYAYGEVLINPVTVRNLRLRWSFYAGKDISATPAVANGVVYFPSWNGYLYAVNAFNGALIWEQNLSKLTGLSGTGIVVNVTVAVVVAVSRSNGELVWSTQIDPRPRSQITMSGSVYMGAFYVGLSSLEEALPADQCCTFRGSLAKLDVRNGRIIWQTYMLPDNGGKRGGYSGAAVWGSSPAIDTTKPTHPDQCISSDIYANSIVALDIDSGRIAWAKPLGGYDIFYFTCLVPNNPDCPPGPNLDADFGEAPMLLTISTNGRFRDVVVAVQKSGFAWAFDRDSGDIIWFKLAGPGGREGGGVWGAATDGRRVYTNIVNNDRVNFTLAPSHQTTTAGAWVALDANSGEIMWSTADPSNETAHGPVTVVNGVLFARSVSANGPIYAMDTNTGKILWSYSTSSTVYGGVSASYGCIYLGNGYTVSLGKFHPTWTPGTSLYAYCTI; via the exons ATGGCCTACTACCAGAAAAAGAAACATCATGGCATCATGGCCATTTTTCTTATG TGGTTAAATCATGGGGGAGACTTGAATAACAGGAGGTATGCCTATGGAGAAGTGCTAATCAACCCTGTAACAGTCAGAAACTTGCGGCTAAGATGGAGTTTTTATGCTGGCAAAGACATATCCGCAACACCAGCAGTAGCCAACGGTGTAGTCTACTTCCCATCCTGGAATGGATACTTATATGCAGTCAATGCATTCAATGGTGCTCTTATATGGGAGCAAAATCTCAGTAAATTAACAGGATTAAGTGGCACTGGGATTGTTGTTAATGTTACCGTTGCCGTCGTGGTTGCTGTTTCCAGATCGAATGGGGAACTTGTATGGTCTACACAAATAGACCCTCGTCCTCGATCTCAAATCACCATGTCTGGCTCAGTCTACATGGG AGCATTCTACGTTGGACTCTCTTCACTAGAGGAGGCATTGCCAGCTGATCAATGCTGCACTTTCCGCGGCAGTCTAGCAAAGCTAGATGTTCGAAATGGTCGAATCATTTGGCAGACCTATATGCTTCCTGATAATGGAGGCAAACGGGGAGGATATTCAGGAGCTGCCGTATGGGGAAGCAGCCCAGCTATTGAT ACCACAAAGCCAACTCATCCTGATCAATGCATTAGTTCTGATATCTACGCCAATTCAATTGTGGCCTTGGACATTGATTCTGGAAGGATTGCCTGGGCAAAGCCACTGGGTGGCTATGATatcttttatttcacatgTTTGGTTCCTAATAACCCTGACTGCCCTCCGGGGCCAAACCTCGATGCCGATTTTGGAGAGGCTCCTATGCTGCTTACCATTTCTACAAACGGGAGGTTCCGGGATGTTGTGGTGGCTGTACAAAAGAGTGGCTTTGCATGGGCTTTCGACCGTGATAGTGGGGATATAATCTGGTTCAAA TTAGCTGGACCTGGTGGCAGAGAGGGAGGAGGAGTATGGGGTGCAGCCACAGATGGAAGAAGAGTGTACACAAACATTGTCAACAACGATAGAGTGAACTTCACTCTGGCTCCATCTCATCAAACAACAACAGCGGGGGCATGGGTTGCTTTGGATGCAAATTCAGGGGAGATTATGTGGTCGACGGCGGACCCCAGCAATGAAACTGCTCATGGACCCGTTACAGTAGTAAACGGGGTCCTTTTTGCTAGGTCTGTATCTGCTAACGGTCCAATATATGCGATGGATACGAATACTGGGAAAATTCTGTGGTCGTATAGTACAAGTTCAACCGTATATGGAGGTGTATCGGCAAGTTATGGGTGCATTTATCTTGGAAACGGGTATACAGTCAGCCTCGGAAAGTTCCATCCTACTTGGACTCCGGGAACTTCACTCTATGCCTATTGCACTATCTGA